The following coding sequences lie in one Fundulus heteroclitus isolate FHET01 chromosome 20, MU-UCD_Fhet_4.1, whole genome shotgun sequence genomic window:
- the rbm15b gene encoding putative RNA-binding protein 15B — protein sequence MKRQAGRESSPARVVAKRIREREREGARREELPPPPLALLLAESRSYHRRSRSREREKPRLRDERAAAALELHHRHELSLLGRPPLRSAEPPPPPPPSSAARPGTLEYKTLLISNLGSQVSDEDVEDALFHEFKKFGDVSVKLSHTPELGRIAYVNFRHTEDAKEARHAKSSRLVLGERQLKVEPMYVRRRSVTPPDVAYLPLHAPFPYRQRSLSPPGPAVSGLRELRARQYALESLALSRDRERLLDYYGMLDERGRPYGFPPMPVVEDLKPEDDQRATSNLFIGNLDGNVTEAELRRGFDKYGIIEDVVIKRPARGQGGAYAFVKFQNLDMAHRAKVAMQGRLIGGNPIKIGYGKANPTTRLWVGGLGPGNSLAALAREFDRFGSIRKIDYVKGDTFAYIQYESLDAAQAACTQMRGFPLGGPEHRLRVDFAKVEESPSRPFPPGYQPPVALSSHYDLLGEAYGRHRSLERELRGARERSPPHSLLAIRERGLLERDFPSSPTRSLERRAGGGAEAFGRSGRAARSRSRSRERWLKEREERRSRRRSRSLSAERQAEEKGRSRVRGPGGAASPDASPDRARVRAPDSTTEPRDHSPDSGAGRHSSSAAEEEPPAGRHHGKRSTADHLNNHHHHRGEGPPAGSPGGAAAPHGDAAAPPGTLQEFAQSALTRLWRGFFALKNSSFPTDLFLLEGGAAYFHSVMRDGPKPAPGAAGGGQNPAGTLKIAQRLRMDQARLDEVARRIKLGRPDGFAILLALQGPVDRQAPGPELQVRLLRHLVTYLRNKEAAGVVSLPAAKEGGPGAMLYAFPPGDFSQQFLQAAKRTVGNLDEEHMVVVIVNDTN from the coding sequence ATGAAGCGGCAGGCCGGCAGAGAGAGCAGCCCGGCGCGGGTCGTCGCCAAGCGGATCCGGGAGCGGGAGCGTGAGGGCGCCCGCAGAGAGGAGCTGCCCCCGCCGCCGCTGGCGCTCCTGCTGGCGGAGAGCCGCAGCTACCACCGCCGCAGCCGCAGCAGGGAGCGGGAGAAGCCGCGGCTCAGGGACGAGCGCGCCGCCGCCGCCCTGGAGCTCCACCACCGGCACGAGCTGAGCCTCCTCGGCCGGCCGCCGCTGCGCTCCGccgagccgccgccgccgccgccgccgtcgtCGGCCGCGCGCCCCGGGACGCTGGAGTACAAGACGCTGCTGATCAGCAACCTGGGCTCGCAGGTGTCGGACGAGGACGTGGAGGACGCGCTGTTCCACGAGTTCAAGAAGTTCGGCGACGTGAGCGTGAAGCTGTCGCACACGCCGGAGCTCGGCCGCATCGCCTACGTCAACTTCCGCCACACGGAGGACGCCAAGGAGGCGCGGCACGCCAAGTCGTCGCGGCTGGTGCTGGGCGAGCGCCAGCTGAAGGTGGAGCCCATGTACGTGCGCAGGCGCAGCGTCACGCCGCCGGACGTGGCCTACCTGCCGCTGCACGCCCCCTTCCCCTACCGGCAGCGCTCGCTGTCGCCGCCCGGGCCCGCGGTGAGCGGCCTGCGGGAGCTGCGCGCGCGGCAGTACGCGCTGGAGAGCCTGGCGCTGAGCCGCGACCGCGAGCGGCTGCTGGACTACTACGGCATGCTGGACGAGCGGGGGCGGCCCTACGGCTTCCCCCCCATGCCGGTGGTGGAGGACCTGAAGCCCGAGGACGACCAGCGCGCCACCAGCAACCTGTTCATCGGCAACCTGGACGGCAACGTGACGGAGGCCGAGCTGCGGCGCGGCTTCGACAAGTACGGCATCATCGAGGACGTGGTCATCAAGCGGCCGGCGCGCGGCCAGGGCGGCGCCTACGCCTTCGTCAAGTTCCAGAACCTGGACATGGCGCACCGCGCCAAGGTGGCCATGCAGGGCCGGCTCATCGGCGGCAACCCCATCAAGATCGGCTACGGCAAGGCCAACCCCACCACCCGGCTGTGGGTGGGGGGGCTGGGGCCCGGCAACTCCCTGGCGGCGCTGGCCCGCGAGTTCGACCGCTTCGGCAGCATCAGGAAGATCGACTACGTGAAGGGCGACACCTTCGCCTACATCCAGTACGAGAGTCTGGACGCCGCCCAGGCCGCCTGCACCCAGATGAGGGGCTTCCCCCTGGGGGGCCCGGAGCACCGGCTGCGGGTGGACTTCGCCAAGGTGGAGGAGAGCCCCTCCCGGCCCTTCCCCCCCGGGTACCAGCCCCCCGTCGCCCTCTCCTCCCACTACGACCTCCTGGGGGAGGCCTACGGCCGCCATCGCAGCCTGGAGCGGGAGCTGCGGGGGGCCAGGGAGCGCTCGCCGCCCCACAGCCTCCTCGCCATCAGGGAGCGGGGCCTGCTGGAGAGAGACTTTCCCAGCAGCCCCACGCGGAGCCTGGAGAGGAGGGCCGGCGGGGGGGCCGAGGCGTTCGGGAGGAGCGGCCGGGCGGCGCGGAGCCGCAGCCGCAGCCGTGAGCGCTGGCTGAAGGAgcgggaggagaggaggagccGGAGGAGGAGCCGCAGTCTGTCCGCCGAGAGGCAGGCCGAGGAGAAGGGCCGCTCCAGGGTCCGCGGCCCCGGAGGAGCCGCCTCGCCCGACGCCAGCCCCGACCGCGCCCGGGTCCGGGCCCCCGACTCCACCACCGAGCCGCGGGACCACTCCCCCGACAGCGGCGCCGGGCGCCACTCCTCCTCCGCCGCCGAGGAGGAGccccccgccggccggcaccacGGCAAGCGGTCGACCGCCGACCACCTgaacaaccaccaccaccaccgggGCGAGGGGCCCCCGGCCGGCTCTCCGGGGGGAGCCGCCGCCCCCCACGGCGACGCGGCGGCGCCCCCCGGCACGCTGCAGGAGTTCGCCCAGAGCGCGCTGACCCGCCTGTGGCGCGGCTTCTTCGCGCTGAAGAACAGCAGCTTCCCCACGGACCTGTTCCTGCTGGAGGGCGGCGCCGCCTACTTCCACTCCGTCATGAGGGACGGCCCCAAGCCGGCGCCGGGGGCGGCGGGGGGGGGCCAGAACCCGGCCGGCACGCTGAAGATCGCCCAGCGGCTGCGCATGGACCAGGCCCGGCTGGACGAGGTGGCGCGGCGCATCAAGCTGGGCCGCCCCGACGGCTTCGCCATCCTGCTGGCGCTGCAGGGCCCCGTGGACCGCCAGGCGCCGGGGCCCGAGCTGCAGGTGCGCCTGCTGCGCCACCTGGTCACCTACCTGCGCAACAAGGAGGCCGCCGGCGTGGTGAGCCTGCCCGCCGCCAAGGAGGGCGGGCCGGGCGCCATGCTGTACGCCTTCCCGCCCGGCGACTTCTCGCAGCAGTTCCTGCAGGCGGCCAAGAGGACTGTGGGTAATCTGGACGAGGAGCACATGGTGGTCGTCATCGTCAACGACACTAACTGA
- the manf gene encoding mesencephalic astrocyte-derived neurotrophic factor has product MLSVSGLSVALVLALVPGAAEGLKEGECEVCVAFLGKFYASLKASGADFNSAAIETELLRSCKDSKGKENRFCYYIGATSDAATKIINEVSKPLSYHVPVEKICEKLKKKDSQICELRYDKQLDLTTVDLKKLKVKDLKKILEEWGESCKGCAEKSDFIRKITELMPRYAPAAAEARTDL; this is encoded by the exons ATGTTGAGTGTGAGCGGGTTGTCGGTGGCTCTGGTCCTCGCCCTGGTGCCGGGAGCTGCTGAAGGCCTGAAGGAGGGAGAATGCGAAG TGTGCGTCGCCTTCCTGGGGAAGTTTTACGCGTCGCTGAAGGCGTCCGGCGCCGACTTTAACAGCGCCGCCATCGAGACGGAGCTGCTGAGGAGCTGCAAGGACTCCAAAGGCAAAGAGAACCGATTT TGTTACTACATCGGAGCCACGAGCGACGCCGCCACCAAGATAATAAACGAGGTGTCCAAGCCCCTCAGCTACCACGTCCCGGTGGAGAAGATCTGCgagaagctgaagaagaaggaCAGCCAGATCTGCGAGCTGAGATACG ACAAGCAGCTGGACCTCACCACGGTGGACCTGAAGAAGCTCAAAGTCAAGGACCTGAAGAAGATCCTGGAGGAGTGGGGCGAGTCGTGCAAAGGCTGCGCCGAGAAGTCCGACTTCATCCGCAAAATCACCGAGCTCATGCCGCGGTACGCGCCTGCAGCCGCCGAGGCACGGACAGACCTGTAG